The Lolium rigidum isolate FL_2022 unplaced genomic scaffold, APGP_CSIRO_Lrig_0.1 contig_47547_1, whole genome shotgun sequence region gcattggcatcaggaatcaatcgagagacttcgtcgcgtcatacaagttatcctcctcatcttcatcgatttcatccgctgctaccatcacgtgttcatcaacacccgtcgcttactgagaagatcgggtcaCCCCTTATCACTAACACACTAAACGGCCAAATAGTGTATACATTCCATTGATACCTATCGGATATCCAACGTGGCACGTCTATTTTTTTTTACTGACGGCACTGAAATGAAAATTGGAGAAAAAAATGTGTTATGCCTGAATACACACATCAGAAAACACATCTAGGCCGTCAAAACATAGTGTAGAACGGCACGACGAAGCACGCATATCCATCTAGTATACATGGTGTAATCCATGCGATCAGACATGAAAGCAGTACATATTGTGAATATAATTGAAACACAGCAGAGTCGAATAAGCTCTGTCTTTATGTTACAGTGGAGGCTTGCATGCAATTTATTTGTAGGTACCGCTACTTTCTCCGATTaatattacttgccactagtaCGAATGTATCTAGAATTAAAATATATCTTGATATATCTATATTAATATTAAGTAATATAAATCGGGGGAGTAGCAATTTTAAACGGAAATAGAAACATATACTAGTGCTTGTTTCAGGTTGCGTGATCAATTAGAACTCGTAACGCTAATTAAGAGCTGAGAGAGCGGAGCGCCGTCACCATGCTCTCCAAGTGCTCATACGAAGACCCACCGGGAGCTGCGGCATCCTCAGCCTTGGCCTTCCACCCTGCCGCATTCCTCCGCATCTCCTTGGACTCCATTACCTGCCTGACATGGCCGGCGACCTGCTCCCGCCTTACCTCGTCGTCAAGCCGGAGGCCCACGTCCCACACCTCGCAGGCGTACTTGCAGTTTGTGTACTGGTCGGCGAACCCGGGCCAGCACACCATGGGCACTCCAGCCGCCATGCTCTCGCAGGTGGAGTTCCACCCGCTGTGCGTCAGGAAGCATCCCACGGCCGGGTGCCGCAGCACCTGCTCCTGCGGGCACCACGTGGTCAGACGGCACCGCCCTGCCGTTGCTGCGACGAACTCCGGCGGCAGCACAGCCAGGCCGTCGCTGGCGCCTGAGACAAGGTTGTCTCTGATGGACCAGAGGAACGGGTGGCCAGTGGCCGCGAGGCCCCACGCGAACTCAGCGAGCTGCTCAGCTGTGACAACCGTGAGGCTGCCGAAGTTGGCGTAAACGACGGTGCTCTTCTCTTGCGTGTCCAGCCAAGCGAGGCACTTGGTGTCCTGTTCCCAGAGGCTCAAGCCGCTGTTGGAGGAGTTGGAGTTGTCCTCTGCGGCGGCATTGTCGTCCCCGAATTGGTTTCCAAGCGGGCCGATAGTGTACATGCGCGGGTACTCGGCGCGGAGTGCGTCGAGGACGTCGGCCTCGAGGTCGTCGAAGGTGTTGAGGATGAGGGCTCCGGCCTTGGTGCAGCCTTCGGCCTCCACGGCGCTGAATCGGAGTCCAAAGTCGTCAGGATCAGTGGTGCGGACGACACTGGAGATGTCACCGAGGCTGATCGGCGGCAAGCCGGGAATCCAGTCGATGACCGTCCTCTCAAGGTGGCCGTTCGTCAGGCAGCTCTCGTCTGCAAACGCAATAGTACAAGCGAGTGAATCGAGTCTGAGTGATAACCAGACCAGGCATATAATACCTATTTCCTCATTAATTGTTGTGTCACTTTAGATTTTTACTAACGTAACATATGCATGATTTTACTTATGAATTATGATATTActtccattgtggctagtctaaggTTTCTTCTTGGTACTATCTTATCAAAAACTAGAATTATTACTATACTTGTGCTAAGTTTTATGCTCATAAATTGGTCACATGTTACATATAGGTATCTAATCAAATATCAAGATCATATACGGTGGCACACTGGCACCCAATTGAGGAAGCCAAATGCTAGGAGACCAAACACATCCATAGCGAGAGAAACGGAGGTAACCCAATATTATTGCGTGTGTTAAAATTGTTACCTTTGAGTGGGAGGTAACCTCTTGCTTGGAGGTCCCGGAGCCTCATCTGGGCTGTCAGCGCGGCAGCGCTACATGTCCACAGCACCATGGTCGGGATGCCCAGCTCCCGCGCCACGTCCAGTGCGAAGCTCATGAGCGCGGTTGGTAGCAGGCATGTCACGGGTGGGACGCCCGGCGTGGCGTTGAGCCGCAGGACGAGCTTCCTCAGCGGCTCCGCGCAATGGATGGTGGTGGCCATGGACAGGGCGAGGTCGTACTTCCTCTTCCCCCGGTCAGCCTCGACTAGACCGTCCGGGATGG contains the following coding sequences:
- the LOC124681585 gene encoding (R)-mandelonitrile beta-glucosyltransferase-like; its protein translation is MARPHAVVVPHPSSGNINPALQLAKLLHSHGLYITFVNTEDKHRRVQVTEGAAALLGRDGFRFEAIPDGLVEADRGKRKYDLALSMATTIHCAEPLRKLVLRLNATPGVPPVTCLLPTALMSFALDVARELGIPTMVLWTCSAAALTAQMRLRDLQARGYLPLKDESCLTNGHLERTVIDWIPGLPPISLGDISSVVRTTDPDDFGLRFSAVEAEGCTKAGALILNTFDDLEADVLDALRAEYPRMYTIGPLGNQFGDDNAAAEDNSNSSNSGLSLWEQDTKCLAWLDTQEKSTVVYANFGSLTVVTAEQLAEFAWGLAATGHPFLWSIRDNLVSGASDGLAVLPPEFVAATAGRCRLTTWCPQEQVLRHPAVGCFLTHSGWNSTCESMAAGVPMVCWPGFADQYTNCKYACEVWDVGLRLDDEVRREQVAGHVRQVMESKEMRRNAAGWKAKAEDAAAPGGSSYEHLESMVTALRSLSS